A single genomic interval of Oryza sativa Japonica Group chromosome 7, ASM3414082v1 harbors:
- the LOC136357277 gene encoding uncharacterized protein, protein MEQHVERNASSAHHLRDVWLSIGGTVVRIEVMAMVAIFLTFYAVTFGSCRRWSSRWIIQKVFLAANALSVSLGTYSIGLMQSSLVKSKMYPVWSVSLLALFASIDSINTFGLDYSGQFLKLLYQLFLYFGYVLVISISGNTNNGMVAAAIGMLCSVTLCKGFHRLMAYVLPTRLRSMNKEIADRMEVVKGGPNFNAAIMQGYQYLVDKTYYPSITLEELWKPDNGMDKLGTDADAYKDICLSFSLCHLLQRRFFGFSCAESDRPETRSFVLEGLLQPVASSSSSSQGTGGSRGNYERAFKVIEVELAFMYDYIYSSNAFVHYYEAGACTAWAIASILTTCFLCVAVALQQKEAIIASSAVTMLDSEVISTTMTPDIVITLVILVSLASLQVLQLVNSLSSNWARVSLVCHLFRRNANNLEPSMGLKLRLFLSRIKLLDKYQWQNKLGQYESSSWLKKALGFVSFKIGQCCYKPVFHFMLYCVRCMMRWPTICCPCYVVCSPLCNWVFKLQPSWQLLPGPCWVIYSALYKLFGLQYIQQVLTDMLGISTASSIQLPIEVKSTVIDALVGILMPRPNHDSVVLSSGSTSLAKNGLQDKFIRQYASTSYHGGSASTIIPESKGNQASIILTWHAATGCYDKDYEQRKKMKATTESPLQHRQYRVVATALSKYCMYLVAYVPQLLPGQQSYTTSVYNDFVRSPSYILQSGTQLKDELCEAVVEDELRWKVLADFWVEMLLYLAPSDNVTAHIEQLAQGGEFITHLWALLFHAGILYRPYKEEEEPAAAGTV, encoded by the coding sequence ATGGAGCAACATGTGGAACGGAATGCATCAAGCGCACACCACCTGAGAGATGTGTGGCTGAGCATTGGAGGGACGGTGGTCCGCATTGAGGTGATGGCAATGGTGGCCATCTTTCTCACCTTCTACGCCGTCACCTTCGGATCCTGCCGCCGCTGGTCTAGCCGATGGATCATCCAAAAGGTTTTCCTGGCTGCGAATGCGCTGTCTGTGTCCCTAGGAACATACAGCATAGGGCTGATGCAGTCATCGCTGGTGAAGAGCAAGATGTACCCTGTGTGGTCGGTGTCATTGCTTGCCCTCTTTGCTAGCATTGACTCCATCAACACATTCGGCCTCGACTATAGTGGCCAATTCCTGAAGCTGTTGTATCAGCTCTTCCTCTACTTTGGGTATGTGCTTGTGATCAGCATCTCCGGCAATACCAATAATGGCATGGTGGCCGCTGCGATTGGCATGCTTTGCAGCGTCACCCTATGTAAGGGATTCCATAGGCTGATGGCCTATGTGCTCCCGACCAGGCTGCGGAGCATGAACAAAGAGATTGCAGATCGTATGGAAGTGGTGAAGGGGGGGCCAAACTTTAACGCGGCCATCATGCAAGGGTATCAATACCTGGTTGATAAGACTTATTATCCATCCATAACCCTGGAAGAATTGTGGAAGCCTGACAATGGCATGGACAAACTAGGAACAGATGCTGATGCCTACAAGGACATATgcctctctttctccctctgtCACCTGCTACAGCGACGCTTCTTTGGTTTTAGTTGTGCTGAGTCTGACCGGCCAGAGACCCGTAGCTTTGTGTTGGAAGGCTTGCTTCAACCTGTAGCTTCAAGTAGTTCATCATCACAAGGTACTGGTGGTTCTCGTGGTAACTACGAGAGGGCCTTCAAGGTGATTGAGGTTGAGCTAGCCTTCATGTACGACTACATCTACAGCAGCAACGCCTTCGTCCATTACTATGAAGCTGGAGCTTGCACCGCCTGGGCAATAGCTTCAATCCTGACCACATGTTTTCTATGTGTGGCTGTTGCCCTACAGCAAAAAGAAGCCATTATTGCATCATCTGCGGTCACTATGTTGGACTCGGAGGTAATTAGCACAACGATGACACCAGACATTGTCATCACCCTTGTCATACTGGTGTCCCTTGCTTCCCTCCAAGTGTTGCAGCTGGTGAACTCCTTGTCGTCCAATTGGGCAAGAGTCTCCCTTGTCTGTCATCTTTTCAGGAGAAATGCCAACAACCTGGAGCCATCGATGGGCTTGAAGCTGAGGTTGTTCCTTTCCAGGATCAAACTATTGGACAAATACCAGTGGCAGAACAAGCTTGGGCAGTACGAGAGCTCATCGTGGCTCAAGAAAGCTCTAGGGTTTGTCAGCTTCAAGATAGGACAATGTTGCTATAAGCCAGTGTTTCATTTCATGCTCTACTGCGTGCGGTGCATGATGCGATGGCCAACCATTTGCTGCCCATGCTATGTGGTGTGCTCTCCGCTCTGCAACTGGGTGTTCAAATTGCAGCCTAGTTGGCAGTTGCTCCCAGGCCCTTGTTGGGTGATATACTCCGCCCTCTACAAGTTGTTTGGCCTGCAGTACATTCAACAGGTGCTGACAGACATGTTGGGCATTAGCACTGCAAGCTCCATTCAGCTGCCCATTGAGGTGAAGAGTACCGTGATTGATGCCCTCGTTGGGATCCTCATGCCCAGGCCCAACCATGACAGTGTCGTGTTGTCCAGTGGATCAACATCGCTAGCCAAGAATGGCTTGCAGGACAAGTTCATAAGGCAGTACGCTTCGACAAGTTACCATGGCGGTAGCGCTAGTACCATTATCCCCGAATCAAAGGGCAATCAAGCCAGCATCATCTTGACCTGGCACGCTGCGACAGGTTGCTACGACAAAGACTATGAgcaaaggaagaagatgaaggctACTACAGAATCGCCGCTACAGCACAGGCAGTATCGTGTTGTGGCCACCGCTCTATCCAAGTACTGCATGTACTTGGTAGCTTATGTGCCTCAGCTGCTGCCCGGGCAGCAGTCCTACACAACATCTGTCTACAACGATTTTGTGCGCTCGCCGTCCTACATCTTGCAGAGTGGTACCCAGCTGAAAGATGAGCTCTGCGAGGCGGTGGTGGAAGATGAACTGAGGTGGAAGGTGCTAGCTGATTTCTGGGTCGAGATGTTGCTCTACCTCGCGCCTTCTGACAATGTCACGGCTCACATCGAGCAACTCGCACAAGGTGGAGAGTTCATCACCCATCTCTGGGCTCTCCTCTTCCACGCCGGCATCCTGTACCGGCCgtacaaggaggaggaggagccagcTGCAGCCGGGACAGTGTGA
- the LOC112939541 gene encoding protein ALP1-like, which yields MIFFLFGMYVRINNLFACFCSPIYIGRPNHQIYYLLLISPVIVMDPSYRRRSQNEDEFMLFVLPTIEGDSSQPSSSRKPMHTSKLSGACRVNEILTGHQSLSKRNFRMEVNVFRALVDKLREKQLLADARDVSVEEQVAIFLYALAKNASNETLQDQFQHSGQTISKYFGVVLDAVKQLTCVYIRPPFLHPHHILRRPKFHPFFENCVGSIDGTHVPMILPLDQQEPYRNRKQTISQNVMVACDFDLKFVHVHAGWEGSASDARVLQDALNHGFEVPPGKFFLVDAGYANTTQFLAPYRGTRYHLKEQGRANQKPQNYKELFNLRHAQLRNHIERAIGVLKMRFPILKTGSHHPAHKQVDISVACCALHNFIRLHNGDLVWPSNCRLEIDPDHIVDVPNGDENYNGDVQEFNNSREAGNRKRDDMAQRMWNHYVARRK from the exons atgattttttttctttttggtatgTATGTAAGGATTAACAACTTATTTGCTTGCTTCTGCtctcctatatatattggtagACCAAACCATCAGATTTATTATTTGTTGTTGATTTCCCCTGTGATTGTCATGGATCCAAGTTATCGACGACGGTCACAGAATGAAGATGAGTTCATGCTTTTTGTTCTCCCTACCATCGAAGGAGATTCGTCACAACCATCATCTAGTAGGAAACCGATgcacacatcaaaactttcaggGGCTTGTCGTGTTAATGAAATCTTAACAGGTCATCAGAGCCTAAGCAAAAGGAATTTTCGCATGGAAGTTAATGTTTTTCGAGCTTTAGTCGATAAGTTGCGTGAGAAACAACTACTTGCTGATGCAAGAGATGTCTCAGTAGAAGAACAAGTTGCTATATTCTTGTATGCACTAGCAAAAAATGCAAGTAATGAGACCTTGCAAGATCAGTTTCAACACAGCGGGCAAACAATAAGCAAGTATTTTGGGGTTGTGCTTGATGCAGTTAAGCAActtacatgtgtatatatacggCCACCTTTCCTACACCCCCATCATATCTTGAGAAGACCAAAATTTCACCCCTTTTTTGAG AATTGTGTTGGCTCTATTGACGGGACACATGTACCAATGATACTTCCACTAGACCAGCAAGAACCATACCGGAATAGAAAGCAAACAATTTCTCAGAATGTTATGGTAGCTTGCGACTTCGATCTGAAATTTGTACATGTACATGCCGGCTGGGAGGGATCAGCTTCAGACGCAAGAGTTCTTCAAGATGCACTAAACCATGGTTTTGAAGTACCTCCTGGTAAATTTTTTCTTGTAGATGCTGGTTATGCAAATACAACACAGTTTCTAGCACCGTATCGTGGGACAAGATATCATTTAAAGGAACAGGGCAGAGCTAATCAAAAGCCACAAAATTATAAGGAGTTATTCAATCTTCGGCATGCACAACTCAGAAACCATATAGAGAGAGCAATTGGTGTATTAAAAATGAGATTTCCTATACTAAAGACCGGCTCACACCACCCAGCTCATAAACAAGTTGATATTTCGGTTGCCTGTTGTGCTCTACACAACTTCATACGCCTGCATAATGGAGATTTGGTGTGGCCAAGTAATTGTCGTTTAGAGATTGATCCAGATCATATTGTTGATGTGCCAAATGGAGACGAGAACTATAATGGTGATGTACAAGAATTTAACAACTCTAGAGAAGCTGGGAATAGAAAACGAGATGACATGGCACAACGGATGTGGAACCATTACGTAGCACGAAGGAAATAA